From the genome of Leptolyngbya iicbica LK, one region includes:
- a CDS encoding ChaN family lipoprotein, translating into MTSRLRQWGLGWALLGAMLVTSPLACSAEDGLTPPESPAAISSIQDETFKALQTADVVYLGERHDSLADHAAQLEIIEGLYAENPNLAIALEMFQRPFQPAIDRYLAGDITEEELIAQTEYLERWGFPWEFYAPVLRFAQAHDLPVLALNAPAEITRQVAREGLESLEGDDFRYIPPLEEIDTSNADYREFVAAAFGAHGAHGDFNLDNFFAAQVTWDETMAMTIADFKTANPDTQVVVLAGNGHVIYGHGIPDRVQRRLGDDLTQQIVVLNPIEFFEEEGGAIADAFWYSE; encoded by the coding sequence ATGACATCACGTTTGCGGCAATGGGGTTTGGGTTGGGCGCTCTTGGGGGCCATGTTGGTGACGTCTCCCCTCGCCTGTTCGGCGGAAGATGGCCTGACTCCACCCGAGTCGCCAGCCGCCATTTCCAGTATTCAAGACGAAACCTTTAAAGCCCTGCAAACCGCTGATGTGGTGTATTTGGGCGAGCGTCACGATAGTTTGGCTGATCATGCGGCTCAGTTAGAAATTATTGAAGGGCTCTATGCCGAGAACCCTAATTTGGCGATCGCCCTAGAGATGTTTCAGCGCCCGTTTCAACCCGCGATCGATCGCTACCTGGCAGGCGACATTACCGAAGAAGAGCTGATTGCCCAAACGGAATATTTGGAGCGGTGGGGCTTTCCCTGGGAATTTTATGCGCCTGTGCTGCGCTTTGCCCAAGCCCATGACCTGCCTGTACTCGCGTTGAATGCGCCAGCAGAAATTACTCGCCAAGTAGCTCGCGAGGGATTGGAAAGTCTTGAAGGTGATGACTTTCGCTACATTCCCCCCCTTGAGGAAATTGACACCAGCAACGCAGACTATCGAGAATTCGTCGCCGCTGCGTTTGGAGCGCACGGAGCCCACGGCGACTTCAATCTTGACAACTTCTTTGCCGCCCAAGTCACCTGGGATGAAACCATGGCAATGACGATCGCCGACTTCAAAACCGCTAATCCCGACACTCAGGTGGTCGTGCTAGCGGGCAATGGTCACGTCATTTATGGTCACGGCATTCCCGATCGCGTGCAGCGCCGCTTAGGCGATGACCTGACTCAGCAAATTGTCGTGCTCAACCCCATCGAATTTTTTGAGGAAGAAGGTGGGGCGATCGCCGATGCCTTCTGGTACAGCGAGTAA
- a CDS encoding thioredoxin domain-containing protein: MTVNRISATSDVNRRSLWAIALIATFAIAAFWLTRPVTGAQSLSPVSGLMTLKASAQTATPYETAIANGKPTLIEFYADWCTTCQGMAPTLQAIHQDYGAALNFVMLDIDDPQWREQVQQFNVTGVPHLVLRQSDGAITETFVGKVPKSVLVERLQPLL, translated from the coding sequence ATGACCGTGAATCGTATTTCTGCCACTTCAGACGTCAATCGCCGCAGCCTGTGGGCGATCGCCCTCATCGCCACCTTTGCGATCGCGGCGTTTTGGCTCACCCGTCCGGTTACCGGGGCGCAGAGTCTTTCGCCGGTATCGGGCTTGATGACGCTCAAAGCCAGTGCCCAAACTGCGACGCCTTACGAAACGGCGATCGCCAACGGCAAACCGACCTTAATCGAGTTTTATGCCGACTGGTGTACCACCTGTCAGGGCATGGCCCCCACGTTGCAAGCCATCCATCAAGACTATGGGGCGGCGCTCAACTTCGTCATGTTGGATATCGATGATCCTCAATGGCGCGAGCAGGTACAGCAGTTCAATGTGACGGGCGTGCCGCATCTGGTGCTGCGCCAAAGCGATGGTGCGATCACCGAAACCTTTGTCGGCAAAGTGCCTAAGTCAGTGCTCGTCGAACGCCTGCAGCCGCTGCTTTAA
- a CDS encoding globin family protein — MTDQIRLLEDSFAKVKPNAMAFSNCFHQHLFAKHPDIEPLFGDLSLELMEKKLVASLALIVENLHNPDALGHALQGLGAYHVTKGTMAEHYPYVGQALLEAFEDFLGSDWTPEVAQAWMGAYRTISDIMQQGAAHSEDLLDGELTFYEWLDLYGESSPTLRKLVESTTHFKYGTQE; from the coding sequence ATGACCGACCAGATTCGTTTGCTGGAAGACAGCTTTGCCAAAGTCAAACCGAATGCGATGGCGTTTTCGAACTGCTTTCATCAGCATTTGTTTGCTAAGCACCCGGATATTGAGCCCCTGTTTGGCGACCTCAGTTTGGAGCTGATGGAAAAGAAGCTCGTCGCTTCGCTGGCACTGATTGTCGAAAATTTGCACAATCCAGATGCGTTAGGCCATGCCCTGCAAGGTTTGGGCGCTTATCACGTGACCAAAGGGACGATGGCCGAGCACTATCCCTATGTGGGGCAAGCGTTGCTGGAAGCGTTTGAAGACTTTTTAGGCTCAGACTGGACGCCAGAGGTAGCTCAGGCGTGGATGGGGGCGTATCGCACCATTAGCGACATCATGCAGCAGGGGGCTGCGCACTCGGAAGATTTGCTGGATGGGGAATTGACCTTTTACGAGTGGCTAGATTTGTACGGTGAGTCGAGTCCGACCCTGCGCAAGTTAGTCGAATCGACCACCCACTTTAAGTACGGCACCCAAGAGTAA